From the Hymenobacter yonginensis genome, one window contains:
- a CDS encoding DUF6882 domain-containing protein yields MNQINYPEFANDCLHDLIEKQDIFNAAYDINGYENWFYNQATGLLTFSTGDDELNFKYVEIGTFSKKSNTWKWSWDNEHTLPSVKDEAIQLKEFGAKYGYEKLTEGYFASSEEEAWEFTAIAAKLIKGIGAYRPTSEQLLIFMVLTEFVDTETAKNVKDLYVECGKHEYRRRAFVCSHLMARKKVGFEESFDTYENMELHDEDDYQAWCNECEVVRQQEDGWNEKSMEFADIRVVCEQCYFEMKEINLGYR; encoded by the coding sequence ATGAATCAGATTAACTATCCGGAATTTGCTAATGATTGTCTTCATGATCTAATAGAAAAGCAGGATATATTTAATGCTGCATATGATATTAACGGATATGAAAATTGGTTTTATAATCAGGCTACAGGTTTGCTTACCTTTTCAACTGGTGATGATGAATTGAATTTTAAATACGTTGAAATAGGTACTTTCTCCAAGAAGTCTAATACTTGGAAATGGTCATGGGACAATGAGCATACTTTGCCTAGCGTAAAGGACGAAGCTATACAGCTTAAGGAATTTGGCGCGAAGTACGGATACGAAAAACTAACGGAAGGATATTTTGCCAGCAGTGAGGAAGAAGCCTGGGAGTTTACGGCTATTGCTGCCAAGTTGATAAAAGGTATCGGGGCATATAGACCAACATCAGAGCAGCTGTTGATTTTTATGGTGCTCACTGAATTTGTTGATACTGAAACTGCTAAGAATGTCAAAGATTTATATGTGGAGTGTGGTAAGCACGAATATCGCAGAAGGGCATTTGTCTGCAGCCATTTAATGGCTCGTAAGAAAGTTGGATTTGAAGAATCATTCGATACGTATGAGAATATGGAATTGCACGATGAGGATGACTATCAGGCATGGTGTAATGAATGTGAAGTAGTGCGGCAGCAGGAAGATGGTTGGAATGAAAAGTCAATGGAGTTTGCCGACATCAGAGTTGTTTGCGAACAATGTTATTTTGAGATGAAAGAAATAAACCTCGGTTATAGATGA
- a CDS encoding NifU family protein: MTVSPTVETHPLLPRIEQALDTIRPYLAADGGNVRVLEITDDMVLRLELLGACGTCPMSPMTLKAGVEESVKKAVPEIRAVEAINVTPMSEQPAGQVR; this comes from the coding sequence ATGACCGTATCGCCCACCGTGGAAACTCATCCGCTCCTGCCCCGCATCGAACAGGCCCTGGATACCATCCGGCCCTACTTGGCCGCCGACGGAGGCAACGTGCGCGTACTGGAAATCACCGACGACATGGTGCTGCGCCTGGAGCTACTCGGCGCTTGCGGCACCTGCCCCATGTCGCCGATGACGCTGAAAGCCGGCGTAGAGGAATCGGTGAAGAAGGCCGTGCCCGAAATCCGCGCCGTGGAAGCCATCAACGTCACGCCCATGAGTGAGCAGCCCGCCGGCCAGGTCCGGTAG
- a CDS encoding Mrp/NBP35 family ATP-binding protein, whose product MEPITKEAVLKALSYVEEPDLGKDLVTLNMIEDVQIEGRRVSFTVVLTTPACPLKQLIHDACERAIHTMVDPGAEVVIVMTSRVTTMRQNRDLLPGVKNIIAIASGKGGVGKSTVTANLAIALAKSGAKVGLVDADISGPSMPLMFGVMDERPHVFQGPDGKNLIQPVVAHGVKLMSIGFLAPAESAIVWRGPMASSALKQFITEVDWGELDYLLLDMPPGTSDIHLTMVQTVPVTGSLIVTTPQKVALADAEKGLQMFRLPQINVPVLGIVENMAWFTPAELPDNKYFIFGEGGGVGLAAKHEVPLLGQIPLVQSIRENGDQGTPAILQENTPAAEVFAQLAEELARQVSIRNAVAPKTNIVEMKS is encoded by the coding sequence ATGGAACCCATTACCAAAGAAGCCGTCCTCAAGGCCCTGAGCTACGTGGAGGAGCCCGACCTGGGCAAAGACCTCGTGACGCTCAACATGATTGAGGACGTGCAGATTGAAGGCCGCCGCGTGTCGTTCACCGTCGTGCTCACCACGCCCGCTTGCCCCCTCAAACAGCTCATCCACGACGCCTGCGAGCGGGCCATCCACACGATGGTGGACCCGGGCGCCGAGGTGGTGATTGTGATGACCTCGCGCGTGACCACCATGCGCCAGAACCGCGACCTGCTGCCCGGCGTGAAGAACATCATTGCCATTGCCTCGGGCAAGGGCGGCGTGGGCAAAAGCACCGTCACGGCCAACCTGGCCATTGCCTTGGCCAAATCCGGCGCCAAAGTGGGCCTCGTGGATGCCGATATCAGCGGCCCCAGCATGCCCCTCATGTTCGGCGTGATGGACGAGCGGCCCCACGTGTTTCAGGGCCCCGACGGCAAAAACCTCATTCAGCCGGTGGTAGCCCACGGCGTGAAGCTGATGAGCATCGGCTTCCTGGCCCCGGCCGAGTCGGCCATTGTGTGGCGCGGCCCGATGGCCTCCTCGGCCCTCAAGCAGTTCATCACGGAAGTGGACTGGGGCGAGCTGGACTACCTGCTGCTCGACATGCCCCCCGGAACCTCCGACATCCACCTGACCATGGTGCAGACGGTGCCCGTCACCGGCTCGCTCATCGTGACCACGCCCCAGAAAGTAGCCCTGGCCGACGCCGAAAAGGGCTTGCAGATGTTCCGCCTGCCGCAAATCAACGTGCCGGTGCTGGGCATTGTGGAGAATATGGCGTGGTTTACGCCCGCCGAGCTGCCCGACAACAAGTACTTCATCTTCGGTGAAGGCGGCGGCGTAGGACTGGCAGCCAAGCACGAGGTGCCGCTGCTGGGCCAGATTCCGCTGGTGCAGAGCATCCGCGAAAACGGCGACCAGGGCACGCCCGCCATCCTGCAGGAAAACACGCCGGCCGCCGAGGTCTTCGCCCAGCTGGCCGAGGAGCTGGCCCGCCAGGTGAGCATCCGCAACGCCGTAGCCCCGAAAACCAACATCGTGGAGATGAAATCGTAA
- a CDS encoding LytR/AlgR family response regulator transcription factor: MINCLIIDDEPFARELLQDYIAQMPGLHLVASCEHVFEALEVLQQQRIDLLFSDINMPQVNGLEFIRSLHNPPYVIFVTASPHHALEGYELDALDYVVKPVSFPRFMKAVNKALAVVGSRPAAPVAAAPQFLFVKEGHSLRRVLFEEIYYIEGMKDYIRIVLKNQMIITYLRMSRVEDQLPPSRFIRIQKSYIVRLDAIRAISGNEVELYDLPEKLPIGKQHKEPLLAQFGL; encoded by the coding sequence ATGATTAACTGTCTGATTATCGACGACGAACCCTTTGCCCGCGAGCTGCTGCAGGACTACATTGCCCAGATGCCCGGCCTGCACTTGGTAGCCAGCTGCGAGCATGTCTTCGAAGCCTTGGAAGTGCTCCAGCAGCAGCGCATCGACCTGCTGTTTTCCGACATCAACATGCCCCAGGTGAATGGGCTGGAGTTTATCCGCTCGTTGCACAACCCGCCCTACGTCATCTTCGTCACGGCCTCGCCCCACCACGCGCTGGAAGGCTACGAGCTCGACGCCCTCGATTACGTGGTGAAGCCCGTGTCGTTTCCGCGCTTCATGAAGGCCGTGAACAAGGCCCTGGCCGTGGTGGGCAGCCGCCCGGCCGCCCCGGTGGCCGCCGCGCCGCAGTTTCTGTTCGTGAAGGAGGGCCACTCCCTGCGCCGGGTGCTGTTCGAGGAAATCTACTACATCGAGGGCATGAAGGACTACATCCGCATCGTGCTCAAAAACCAGATGATCATCACCTACCTGCGCATGAGCCGCGTGGAAGACCAGCTGCCGCCCAGCCGCTTCATCCGCATCCAGAAGTCGTACATCGTGCGCCTCGACGCCATCCGGGCCATCAGCGGCAACGAAGTCGAGCTCTACGACCTGCCCGAAAAGCTGCCCATCGGCAAGCAGCACAAAGAACCCCTGCTGGCGCAGTTCGGGCTGTAG
- a CDS encoding sensor histidine kinase — MRRWLADTRTRASRFFATPGGRGLRHAAWWLLFVGFEYYVFQSFRQTPIVTWSFVLKDAVATIGSYYFFSEVLLPRVLLRRRWLLTALGLVAIYYFWALCSYACYALLDRYGLISKDLYSYAHRFLDGSLWAGVFSWRSVSMGLNDFAVTVIPPILLRFIRFLLRSSNHSLRLERENLQLEVNFLKAQVNPHFLFNTLNNLYMMVVKQDERAPDMVQHLTRLLHYTVFESDAALVPLAREVEFLAAYLQLERLRYGQKVRIDYQQTGPLDAYRVTPLLFFPFVENAFKHGVDSSLDASWVAISLTAADGWLHFEVSNSFSPDAPRREVGGVGIANVQKRLALHYAPPDYQLRLTHDPDAYTYRVALALRLAPAAAVTAAAFLLPISPML; from the coding sequence ATGCGCCGCTGGCTCGCTGATACACGCACCCGCGCCAGCCGGTTTTTCGCCACGCCGGGCGGTCGGGGGCTGCGGCACGCGGCTTGGTGGCTGCTGTTTGTGGGCTTTGAATACTACGTTTTCCAGAGTTTCAGGCAGACGCCGATTGTAACCTGGAGCTTCGTGCTGAAGGACGCGGTGGCCACTATCGGCAGCTACTATTTCTTCTCGGAAGTGCTGCTGCCGCGCGTGTTGCTGCGGCGGCGCTGGCTGCTCACGGCCCTGGGGCTGGTGGCCATCTACTACTTCTGGGCGCTGTGCTCCTATGCCTGCTACGCCCTGCTGGACCGCTACGGGCTAATCTCCAAGGACCTCTACAGCTACGCGCACCGCTTCCTCGATGGCAGCCTGTGGGCCGGCGTGTTTTCGTGGCGCAGCGTGAGCATGGGCCTCAACGATTTTGCCGTGACGGTGATACCACCCATTTTGCTGCGCTTCATCCGGTTTTTGCTCCGCAGCAGCAACCACAGCCTGCGCTTGGAGCGCGAAAACCTGCAGCTGGAAGTGAATTTCCTGAAAGCCCAGGTGAACCCGCACTTCCTGTTCAACACCCTCAACAACCTGTATATGATGGTGGTGAAGCAGGACGAGCGCGCCCCCGACATGGTGCAGCACCTCACCCGGCTGCTGCACTACACGGTGTTTGAGTCGGATGCGGCGCTGGTGCCGCTGGCGCGGGAGGTGGAGTTTCTGGCGGCCTACCTGCAGCTGGAGCGGCTGCGCTACGGCCAGAAAGTGCGCATCGACTACCAGCAAACCGGCCCGCTGGACGCCTACCGCGTCACGCCGCTGCTGTTCTTCCCCTTCGTGGAAAACGCCTTCAAGCACGGCGTGGATAGCAGCCTCGACGCTTCCTGGGTGGCCATTTCCCTCACGGCCGCCGATGGCTGGCTGCACTTCGAGGTCAGCAATAGCTTCAGCCCCGATGCGCCCCGGCGCGAAGTAGGCGGGGTGGGCATTGCCAACGTGCAGAAGCGCCTGGCCCTGCACTATGCCCCGCCGGACTACCAGCTCCGCCTCACCCACGACCCCGACGCCTACACCTACCGCGTAGCCCTGGCCCTGCGCCTCGCCCCGGCCGCCGCCGTTACTGCTGCGGCTTTCCTCCTGCCCATCTCCCCAATGCTATGA
- a CDS encoding sensor histidine kinase, with amino-acid sequence MPESVLRAAGRWPAPSTRTTTLLLQALLWLVLAGFYFAWNNRPNFRFEGPIWPLVGLQMGYAVLLFNALVYLIIPRWLLRGRYGRALLGGVALLYAFQFWMYIGTRLAEAYVPLSGVLRRTLHGFYVEGFWAGLLSPGQQLSVFFGLLAICLFPVLISFLAYALVVDRRRLQLERNHLRLELGYLKSQINPQFLFHTLGSLHQLTRTRDDRAGDVVLHLADLMRYTLYETDTERVLLSRELEFLEDYLALERLRRPDTVRITHETTGTPAHQQLAPLLLHPFLERLCAGLDAAPPGTAATLHSTVAVQPDAVTFTLTRTSAAPLTYRPDAAVDAALRRLALLYPGRHTVALTEDAHRVHLRLHLQLPPDAPLAR; translated from the coding sequence ATGCCAGAATCTGTTTTGCGGGCCGCCGGGCGCTGGCCGGCCCCGAGTACCCGCACCACCACGCTGCTGCTGCAGGCGCTGCTGTGGCTGGTACTGGCCGGGTTCTACTTCGCCTGGAACAACCGCCCCAACTTCCGCTTCGAAGGGCCCATCTGGCCGCTGGTAGGGCTGCAGATGGGCTACGCCGTGCTGCTGTTCAATGCCCTAGTGTACCTCATTATTCCGCGCTGGCTGCTGCGCGGGCGCTACGGCCGGGCCCTGCTGGGCGGGGTGGCCCTGCTCTATGCCTTTCAGTTCTGGATGTACATTGGCACCCGCCTGGCCGAAGCGTACGTGCCGCTGTCGGGGGTGCTGCGGCGCACCCTGCACGGGTTTTACGTGGAAGGCTTCTGGGCCGGGCTCCTCAGCCCCGGTCAGCAGCTGAGCGTGTTTTTCGGGCTGCTGGCCATCTGTCTGTTTCCGGTGCTGATCAGCTTTCTGGCCTACGCGCTGGTGGTGGACCGCCGCCGGCTGCAGCTGGAGCGCAACCACCTGCGCCTGGAGCTGGGCTACCTCAAGTCGCAAATCAACCCGCAGTTTCTGTTCCACACCCTCGGCAGCCTGCACCAGCTTACCCGCACCCGCGACGACCGCGCCGGTGACGTGGTGCTGCACCTGGCCGACCTGATGCGCTATACGCTCTACGAAACCGATACCGAGCGGGTGCTGCTCAGCCGGGAGCTGGAGTTCCTGGAAGACTACCTGGCCCTGGAACGCCTGCGCCGCCCCGATACCGTGCGCATCACCCACGAAACCACCGGCACGCCCGCCCACCAGCAGCTCGCGCCGCTGCTGCTGCACCCGTTTCTGGAGCGCCTCTGCGCCGGCCTCGACGCCGCCCCGCCCGGCACCGCCGCCACCCTGCACAGCACCGTGGCGGTGCAGCCCGACGCCGTGACGTTCACCCTGACCCGCACCAGCGCCGCACCCCTCACCTACCGCCCCGACGCGGCCGTGGACGCCGCCCTGCGCCGCCTAGCCCTGCTCTACCCCGGCCGGCACACCGTGGCCCTCACCGAAGACGCCCACCGCGTGCACCTGCGCCTCCACCTGCAACTTCCGCCCGATGCGCCGCTGGCTCGCTGA
- a CDS encoding LLM class flavin-dependent oxidoreductase, with protein sequence MQLGIDSFAAAPTGGTASDNATALGQLLERIERADQVGLDFFGIGEHHRREFLDSAPAVILGAAAARTSRIRLGSAVAVLSAADPVRVFQQFSTLDLLSHGRAELVVGRGSFTEAFPLFGLNLHDYDALFEEKLALLLQIRDQEQVSWSGRFRPALTGQAVYPRPMQAQLPIWRGVGGTPESFVRAGAMGLPLMVAIIGGETHRFRPLVDLYREAGRKAGFAPEQLQVGLHSLGYVADTTEQAITDYYPGYARTFTRIGRERGWPPVTPGHFEAQRGPRGALLVGNPEEVAAKILRHAESLGGVSRVTFQMDNADLAPEKLLRAIELLGERVKPLLG encoded by the coding sequence ATGCAGCTTGGTATCGACAGCTTCGCCGCGGCCCCTACGGGTGGCACCGCCTCCGACAACGCCACGGCCCTGGGCCAGCTCCTGGAGCGCATCGAGCGGGCCGACCAAGTGGGCTTGGATTTCTTCGGCATCGGCGAGCATCACCGCCGCGAGTTCCTCGATTCGGCCCCGGCCGTGATTCTGGGCGCGGCGGCCGCCCGCACCAGCCGCATCCGGCTGGGCAGCGCCGTGGCCGTGCTCAGCGCCGCCGATCCGGTGCGGGTGTTTCAGCAGTTTTCCACCCTCGACCTGCTCAGCCACGGCCGGGCCGAGCTGGTGGTGGGCCGCGGCTCCTTCACCGAAGCCTTCCCGCTGTTCGGCCTGAACCTGCACGACTACGACGCCCTGTTCGAGGAAAAGCTGGCGTTGCTGCTCCAAATCCGCGACCAGGAGCAGGTGAGCTGGTCGGGGCGGTTCCGGCCGGCTCTGACAGGGCAGGCGGTATACCCGCGGCCCATGCAGGCGCAGCTGCCTATCTGGCGCGGCGTGGGTGGCACGCCCGAGTCGTTTGTGCGGGCCGGGGCCATGGGCCTGCCGCTAATGGTGGCCATCATTGGGGGCGAAACCCACCGCTTCCGCCCGTTGGTTGATTTGTACCGGGAGGCCGGTCGGAAGGCGGGGTTTGCGCCCGAACAGCTGCAAGTCGGGCTCCACTCCCTGGGCTACGTGGCCGACACCACCGAGCAGGCCATTACCGACTACTACCCTGGCTACGCCCGCACCTTCACCCGCATCGGGCGGGAGCGGGGCTGGCCGCCCGTCACGCCCGGCCACTTCGAGGCCCAGCGCGGCCCGCGCGGTGCGCTGCTGGTCGGCAACCCCGAGGAAGTGGCTGCCAAGATTCTGCGCCACGCCGAGTCGCTGGGTGGCGTGAGCCGCGTCACGTTCCAGATGGACAACGCCGACCTAGCCCCCGAAAAGCTGCTCCGCGCCATCGAGTTGCTGGGCGAGCGGGTGAAGCCGCTGCTGGGGTAA
- the dnaG gene encoding DNA primase, whose translation MARIPKETVDQIIHHADIVEVVGDFVSLKRKGQNMWACCPFHHEKSPSFSVAPAKGLYKCFGCGKAGGVVQFIMDIEGTSYVEALKYLAKKYGIDVQEEEKTPEQQLAQNEKDSQFIVSNWAKDHYHKLLQDNEEGQSIGWSYLRQRGLNQATIKTFELGYSLDQWDDLLKSASAAGFELKYLEKTGLVVRREDDQGQDTGRRYDRFRGRVMFPIHNISGRVIGFGARTLKPNDKTAKYLNSPESEIYHKSDVLYGLYQARQPIRSEELCYLVEGYLDVLSLHQGGIKNVVASSGTSLTDGQIRLIKRYTDNVTVLYDGDAAGIRASLRGIDMLLEGGLNVRVVLFPDGDDPDSYIRKVGDQRFKEHLEVASQDFIQFKTDLVSREAAHDPVKKAEAIREVLQSIAKVPDPIKRQVFLQQTSQAFGIDEQVLITEYNKLVRNATQKAPGGQSSSGGSGAAGSASGYNSSYGGSSGGQQVPGGGASQRPAPRPMSPEEEAEALMYGASPEDLMGGGGDLGTLTREDLEPVPDVLEQCEREVVRLLLLYSAQPLAPEVAVAQYLLQQLDDTPFKTGVYADLLHLCRQELEQGRWPEVRTLIQHGRSDIRSVVAELATEKYELSPNWTTHQIHVPRELDLLQTACDNAILRLNKVNVERELAVRLEALRHPADEASMMENLQTIHLLKQMDNQLASLLGTVIPRGA comes from the coding sequence TTGGCCCGTATCCCCAAAGAAACCGTCGACCAGATTATCCACCACGCCGACATTGTGGAGGTGGTGGGCGACTTCGTGAGCCTCAAGCGCAAGGGCCAGAATATGTGGGCCTGCTGCCCGTTTCACCACGAAAAGTCGCCGAGCTTCTCGGTGGCCCCGGCCAAGGGGCTGTACAAGTGCTTCGGGTGCGGCAAGGCCGGCGGGGTGGTGCAGTTTATCATGGACATCGAGGGCACCAGCTACGTGGAGGCCCTGAAATACCTGGCCAAAAAGTACGGCATCGACGTTCAGGAAGAGGAAAAGACGCCCGAGCAGCAACTCGCCCAGAACGAAAAGGACTCCCAGTTTATCGTCTCGAACTGGGCCAAGGACCACTACCACAAGCTGCTCCAGGATAACGAGGAAGGCCAGAGCATCGGCTGGAGCTACCTCCGGCAGCGTGGCCTCAACCAGGCCACCATCAAAACCTTCGAGCTGGGCTACTCGCTGGATCAGTGGGACGACCTGCTGAAATCGGCCTCGGCAGCGGGGTTTGAGCTGAAGTACCTGGAGAAAACCGGCCTCGTGGTGCGCCGCGAAGACGACCAGGGCCAGGACACCGGCCGCCGCTACGACCGGTTCCGGGGCCGGGTGATGTTCCCGATTCACAACATTTCGGGTCGCGTTATCGGCTTCGGGGCGCGCACGCTCAAGCCCAACGATAAGACCGCCAAGTACCTCAACTCGCCCGAGTCGGAGATTTACCATAAGTCGGATGTGCTCTACGGCCTCTACCAGGCCCGGCAGCCCATCCGCTCGGAGGAGCTGTGTTACCTGGTGGAAGGCTACCTCGACGTGCTGAGCTTGCACCAGGGTGGCATCAAGAACGTGGTGGCCTCGTCGGGTACCTCGCTCACCGACGGCCAGATCCGCCTCATCAAGCGCTACACCGACAACGTAACGGTACTCTACGACGGCGACGCGGCCGGCATCCGGGCCTCGCTGCGCGGCATCGACATGCTGCTGGAAGGCGGCCTGAACGTGCGCGTGGTGCTGTTCCCCGACGGCGACGACCCCGACAGCTACATCCGCAAAGTCGGCGACCAGCGCTTCAAGGAGCACTTGGAAGTTGCCAGTCAGGATTTTATCCAGTTCAAAACCGACCTGGTTTCGCGCGAGGCGGCCCACGACCCGGTGAAGAAGGCCGAGGCCATCCGCGAAGTGCTCCAGAGCATTGCCAAGGTGCCCGACCCCATCAAGCGCCAAGTGTTCCTGCAGCAGACCTCGCAGGCCTTCGGCATCGACGAGCAGGTGCTCATCACCGAGTACAACAAGCTGGTGCGCAACGCCACCCAAAAGGCACCCGGCGGCCAGAGCAGCAGTGGTGGGAGCGGGGCGGCGGGTAGTGCCAGCGGCTACAATAGCAGCTATGGTGGTAGCTCCGGCGGCCAGCAGGTGCCAGGTGGTGGCGCCAGCCAACGCCCGGCCCCGCGGCCCATGAGCCCCGAGGAAGAGGCCGAAGCCCTGATGTACGGCGCCTCGCCCGAAGACCTGATGGGCGGCGGCGGCGACCTGGGCACCCTCACCCGCGAAGACTTGGAGCCCGTGCCAGACGTGCTGGAGCAGTGCGAGCGGGAAGTGGTGCGCCTGCTGCTGCTCTACTCGGCCCAGCCGCTGGCGCCCGAGGTGGCCGTGGCCCAGTACCTGCTGCAGCAGCTCGACGATACGCCCTTCAAAACCGGTGTCTATGCCGATTTGCTGCACCTGTGCCGGCAGGAGCTGGAGCAGGGCCGCTGGCCCGAGGTGCGCACGCTCATCCAGCACGGCCGCTCCGATATCCGCAGCGTGGTAGCCGAGCTGGCCACCGAGAAGTACGAGCTCAGCCCCAACTGGACCACCCACCAGATCCACGTGCCCCGCGAGCTGGACTTGCTGCAAACTGCCTGCGACAACGCCATTCTGCGCCTCAACAAGGTGAACGTGGAGCGCGAGCTGGCCGTGCGCCTCGAAGCCCTGCGCCACCCCGCCGACGAGGCCAGCATGATGGAAAACCTGCAAACCATCCATCTGCTCAAGCAGATGGACAACCAGCTGGCCAGCCTGCTGGGCACGGTCATCCCGCGCGGCGCCTGA
- a CDS encoding potassium channel family protein, translated as MWHRFNLSRFFLAVVLTIVSFGSGILGFMWIEKFTLAEAFYMTMITISTVGFGELHPLSPDGRLFVSVYIFFNLLVVAYLVSVLTTYIFDGELRNLFQMLRTDQEIRNVSNHIIVCGFGRNGSKAYHELHDSGSQVVIVEQSEALLKSTVEVLGGKILAVFGDATTDETLLAAGIARARAIITALPKDADNVFVTLTARELNPGIKIIARASLKTSEAKLLRAGADSVVMPDEIGGSHMANLVIRPEVIRFLDMISGLGPNKLRLEELRPDEMRPEWRGRSIRELDIRSRTGATVIGLKHHTGELLVSPSADTIPQPGDVMLFLGTDEQIASLVRQFHV; from the coding sequence ATGTGGCACCGCTTTAACCTGAGTCGGTTTTTTCTGGCTGTGGTGCTCACCATTGTCAGTTTCGGTAGCGGTATTCTGGGGTTCATGTGGATTGAGAAATTCACCTTGGCCGAGGCCTTCTACATGACCATGATTACCATCTCCACAGTGGGGTTTGGCGAGCTGCATCCGTTGTCGCCGGACGGGCGGCTGTTTGTCTCGGTTTATATCTTCTTCAACCTGCTCGTGGTGGCCTACCTGGTGTCGGTGCTGACCACCTACATCTTCGATGGCGAGCTGCGCAACCTCTTTCAAATGCTTCGCACTGACCAGGAAATCCGCAATGTATCCAACCACATCATCGTGTGTGGCTTTGGGCGCAACGGCAGCAAAGCCTACCACGAGCTGCACGACAGCGGCTCGCAGGTGGTGATTGTGGAGCAGAGCGAAGCCTTGCTCAAAAGCACCGTAGAAGTGCTGGGCGGCAAGATTCTGGCCGTTTTCGGCGACGCCACCACCGACGAAACCCTGCTGGCCGCCGGTATTGCGCGGGCCCGGGCCATCATCACGGCCCTGCCCAAGGATGCCGACAACGTCTTCGTGACCCTAACGGCCCGCGAGCTGAACCCGGGCATCAAAATTATTGCCCGCGCCAGCCTCAAAACCAGCGAAGCCAAGCTGCTGCGCGCCGGCGCCGACTCGGTGGTCATGCCCGACGAAATCGGCGGCTCGCACATGGCCAACCTCGTGATCCGCCCCGAAGTCATCCGGTTTCTGGACATGATTTCGGGCTTGGGTCCCAACAAGCTGCGCCTGGAAGAACTGCGCCCCGACGAAATGCGGCCCGAATGGCGCGGCCGCAGCATCCGCGAGCTGGACATCCGCTCGCGCACCGGCGCCACTGTCATCGGCCTCAAGCACCACACCGGCGAGCTGCTGGTGAGCCCCAGCGCCGACACCATCCCCCAACCCGGCGACGTGATGCTGTTCCTGGGCACCGACGAGCAGATTGCCTCGCTGGTCCGCCAGTTTCATGTGTAG
- a CDS encoding glycosyltransferase family 4 protein, producing MHILQLCPRVPFPTTDGGAIAMYDVAAGLVRAGHRVTMLALNTPKHYQPATALDHLGPNFRLVTVDIDTRLSPWKALRNLLSSELPYNVERFVSEAAKAKLAELLAAEPYDVVQMEGTFVAWYAGYWAEAGRPRGRHLPPVVLRAHNVEYTIWEMLAQRAGNPLKQWYLQQLARRLKTFEHHALHQFDAVAAITEADQQRLRQLGCPEPVVFIPAGVELERFRSDVAIVPRPRSLFMIGSLDWLPNQEGLDWFLREVWPQATARYPGLELHLAGKQMPARFRELQLPGVTVHGFVESAATFMQQHDIMLVPLLSGGGMRIKIIEGMAQGKCILSTTLGAEGIHVKDGFDILVRDTPAAWLEVLGRYYAGGLASGLIGQEAAHTIRRLYDNRRVVESFVDLYSVVRQRRAETV from the coding sequence GTGCACATTCTGCAGCTTTGTCCGCGCGTTCCGTTTCCTACCACCGATGGCGGGGCCATTGCCATGTACGACGTGGCCGCGGGCCTCGTGCGGGCCGGTCACCGCGTCACGATGCTGGCCCTCAACACACCCAAGCACTATCAGCCCGCCACCGCCCTCGACCACCTCGGGCCCAATTTCCGCCTGGTTACGGTGGATATTGACACGCGCCTTTCGCCCTGGAAGGCCCTGCGCAACCTGCTTTCCAGCGAGCTGCCCTACAACGTGGAGCGGTTTGTGAGCGAAGCGGCAAAGGCGAAACTGGCCGAGCTGCTGGCCGCGGAGCCTTATGATGTGGTGCAGATGGAAGGCACTTTTGTGGCGTGGTACGCTGGGTATTGGGCCGAGGCCGGCCGGCCCCGTGGGAGGCACCTGCCGCCGGTGGTGCTGCGCGCCCACAACGTGGAGTACACCATCTGGGAAATGCTGGCTCAGCGTGCCGGTAACCCCTTAAAGCAATGGTATCTGCAGCAGCTGGCCCGCCGCCTCAAAACCTTCGAACACCACGCCCTGCACCAGTTTGATGCCGTGGCGGCCATCACCGAAGCCGACCAGCAGCGGCTGCGGCAGCTGGGCTGCCCGGAGCCGGTGGTGTTCATTCCGGCCGGCGTGGAGCTGGAGCGGTTCCGGTCAGATGTCGCCATCGTGCCCCGGCCCCGTAGTTTGTTCATGATTGGCTCGCTGGACTGGCTGCCCAACCAGGAGGGCCTCGACTGGTTTCTGCGCGAAGTCTGGCCCCAGGCCACGGCCCGCTACCCGGGCCTGGAGCTGCACTTGGCCGGCAAGCAGATGCCGGCCCGCTTCCGCGAGCTGCAGCTGCCCGGCGTGACGGTGCACGGCTTCGTGGAGTCGGCGGCAACCTTCATGCAGCAGCACGACATCATGCTGGTGCCGCTGCTGAGCGGCGGCGGCATGCGCATCAAAATCATCGAGGGCATGGCCCAGGGTAAATGCATTCTGAGCACCACGCTGGGCGCCGAAGGCATCCATGTGAAAGACGGCTTCGACATTTTGGTGCGCGATACGCCGGCCGCCTGGCTGGAGGTGCTGGGCCGCTACTACGCCGGCGGGCTGGCGTCGGGCCTGATCGGGCAGGAGGCGGCTCACACTATTCGGCGCCTTTACGACAACCGCCGCGTGGTGGAAAGCTTCGTGGATTTGTACAGTGTGGTGCGCCAGCGGCGGGCCGAAACGGTGTAA